A genomic region of Streptomyces sp. R33 contains the following coding sequences:
- a CDS encoding potassium/proton antiporter, producing MEERSTWCLEGKGRPLTVHTLNELLLVCSLVLLVAVAAVRISSRSGLPSLLIYLGIGITIGQDGIGNVVFDNAELTQVIGYAALVVILAEGGLGTKWKQIKPALPAAIVLSLVGVAISVGVTAAGAHYLVGLDWRQALLIGAVVSSTDAAAVFSVLRKVPLPARITGVLEAESGFNDAPVVILVVAFATVGPVDQWYVLLGKIALELAIGVAIGLSVGFMGAYGLRHVALPASGLYPIAVMAIAVTAYAAGAMAHGSGFLAVYLAAMVLGNAKLPHWPATRGFADGLGWIAQIGMFVLLGLLVTPHELAQDFWPAVVIGLVLTMVARPLEVFVSLLPFRLPWQEQALMSWAGLRGAVPIILATIPMVTGIEGSDRVFNIVFVLVVVYTLVQGPTLPWLARKLELGAGDESAADLGIESAPLEKLRGHLLSFSIPDASRMHGVEVSELRLPPGASVTLVVRDAKSFVPLPSTVLRRGDELLVVATDPVRDAAEARLRAVARGGKLAGWLGTGSNGA from the coding sequence CTGGAGGAACGTTCCACCTGGTGCCTTGAGGGAAAGGGCCGCCCGCTGACCGTCCACACGCTCAATGAGCTTCTGCTGGTCTGCTCGCTCGTGCTGCTCGTCGCCGTCGCGGCGGTACGCATCTCTTCACGCAGCGGCCTCCCCAGCCTGCTCATCTACCTCGGCATAGGCATCACGATAGGCCAGGACGGCATCGGCAACGTCGTCTTCGACAACGCCGAACTGACCCAGGTCATCGGTTACGCCGCGCTCGTCGTGATCCTCGCCGAGGGTGGTCTGGGCACCAAGTGGAAACAGATCAAGCCCGCCCTGCCCGCCGCGATCGTCCTGTCCCTGGTCGGCGTCGCGATCAGCGTCGGTGTCACCGCGGCCGGCGCCCATTACCTGGTCGGACTGGACTGGCGCCAGGCCCTGCTGATCGGCGCGGTCGTCTCCTCGACCGACGCGGCCGCCGTCTTCTCCGTCCTGCGCAAGGTGCCGCTGCCCGCGCGGATCACGGGTGTACTGGAGGCCGAGTCGGGCTTCAACGACGCCCCCGTCGTCATCCTGGTCGTCGCCTTCGCGACCGTCGGCCCGGTGGACCAGTGGTACGTCCTGCTCGGCAAGATCGCCCTCGAGCTGGCCATCGGCGTCGCGATCGGCTTGTCGGTGGGGTTCATGGGGGCGTACGGCCTGCGGCACGTGGCACTGCCCGCCTCCGGCCTCTACCCGATCGCCGTGATGGCGATCGCCGTGACGGCGTACGCGGCCGGCGCGATGGCGCACGGCTCCGGCTTCCTCGCCGTCTACCTCGCGGCCATGGTGCTCGGGAACGCGAAGCTCCCGCACTGGCCGGCGACCCGGGGGTTCGCGGACGGACTCGGCTGGATCGCCCAGATCGGCATGTTCGTCCTGCTCGGCCTGCTGGTCACACCGCACGAGCTGGCCCAGGACTTCTGGCCCGCCGTGGTCATCGGGCTGGTCCTGACGATGGTGGCGCGGCCGCTGGAGGTCTTCGTCAGCCTGCTGCCGTTCCGGCTGCCCTGGCAGGAGCAGGCCCTGATGTCGTGGGCGGGGCTGCGCGGCGCCGTGCCCATCATCCTGGCGACCATCCCGATGGTGACCGGGATCGAGGGCAGCGACCGCGTCTTCAACATCGTCTTCGTCCTGGTCGTCGTCTACACCCTGGTCCAGGGCCCGACCCTGCCGTGGCTCGCGCGCAAGCTGGAGCTCGGCGCCGGCGACGAGAGCGCGGCCGACCTGGGGATCGAGTCGGCGCCACTGGAGAAGCTGCGCGGGCACCTGCTGTCCTTCTCCATCCCCGACGCCTCGCGGATGCACGGCGTCGAGGTGAGCGAGCTGCGGCTGCCGCCGGGGGCGTCGGTGACGCTGGTGGTGCGGGACGCGAAGAGCTTCGTACCGCTGCCGTCGACCGTGCTGCGGCGCGGGGACGAGCTGCTGGTGGTGGCCACGGATCCGGTACGGGACGCGGCAGAGGCCCGGCTGCGGGCGGTGGCCCGGGGCGGCAAGCTGGCCGGATGGCTCGGGACGGGCTCGAACGGGGCTTGA
- a CDS encoding FmdB family zinc ribbon protein, which produces MPTYQYQCTECGEGLEAVQKFTDDALTECPNCHGRLKKVFSAVGIVFKGSGFYRNDSRGASSSSTPASKPSTPAAPAASSTSSTSSTSSSSSSSTSAA; this is translated from the coding sequence GTGCCGACCTACCAGTACCAGTGCACCGAGTGCGGTGAGGGCCTTGAGGCCGTGCAGAAGTTCACCGATGACGCACTGACCGAGTGCCCGAACTGCCACGGACGCCTGAAGAAGGTGTTCTCCGCGGTCGGCATCGTCTTCAAGGGATCCGGTTTCTACCGGAACGACAGCCGTGGCGCTTCGTCGAGCAGCACCCCTGCCTCGAAGCCGTCGACGCCTGCCGCCCCCGCCGCTTCGTCGACGTCCAGCACGTCTTCGACGTCGAGCTCGAGCAGCAGCTCCACGTCGGCTGCCTGA
- a CDS encoding penicillin acylase family protein has product MPANETAPSVKKKGRRARLIVLVLVLALLAGFGYGTYWSMDNVRASFPQATGTLKVPGLTGTVEVKRDSHGIPQLYADNDDDLFRAQGFVHAQDRFWEMDVRRHMTSGRLSEMFGSGQVETDAFLRTLGWRQVAQAEYDTKLSAETKKYLQAYADGVNAYLKGKSGKDLSVEHSALKLSDDYEPEQWTPVDSVAWLKAMAWDLRGNMQDEIDRALMSNKLTQAQIDELYPPYPFDRNKAIVDGGKIDGGKYAPQGGAAAGSTGTGSGSGAGTGSGSQASTASAPGASGTSGLADNASAQGATAGLRTSLTSLAATLDKIPAILGPNGSGIGSNSWVVSGKYTTTGKPLLANDPHLSPQLPSVWYQMGLHCRAVSNQCKYDVAGYTFSGMPGVVIGHNADIAWGMTNLGADVTDLYLEQVKPEGYVYDNRVVPFTTREEVIKIAGGASKKITVRTTNNGPLISDRSDELGTVGSRAPVSSSAPDRGNGYAVALRWTALDAGKSMDAVFGIDRAKDFAGFRAAARDFEVPSQNLIYADTKGNIGYQAPGRIPMRGAGDGRMPAPGWDSKYAWKGGKDGNAGYIPQDEMPYDYNPARGYIVTANQAVVESGTGAGKYPYVLTTDWGYGARSQRINDLIEAKIKDNGKISTDDMRTMQMDNSSEIAALLTPMLAKIDVSDPDVRSAQKLLEGWNYTQEPDSAAAAYFNAVWRNILKLSFGDKMPKELRIEGSCMNVQEESSGPVDDLAKTVRECGTRDSDSAQPDGGDRWFEVVRRLVKDEKSAWWQTPAARNQPATATRDQLFARAMKDARWELTAKLGKDQSTWSWGRLHQLTLKNQTIGTEGPGFMQWLLNRGPWNLGGGEATVNATGWNASSGYGVTWVPSMRMIVNLSDLDKSRWINLTGASGHAYHDNYYDQTDMWAKGELLDWSFGKEAVDKATAETLTLKP; this is encoded by the coding sequence ATGCCCGCCAACGAAACCGCCCCTTCCGTCAAGAAGAAGGGACGACGCGCCCGTCTGATCGTGCTCGTGCTGGTCCTGGCGCTCCTCGCGGGCTTCGGATACGGGACGTACTGGAGCATGGACAACGTCCGCGCCTCGTTCCCCCAGGCCACCGGCACCCTCAAGGTGCCCGGCCTGACCGGGACCGTGGAGGTCAAACGCGACTCGCACGGAATTCCCCAGCTCTACGCCGACAACGACGACGACCTCTTCCGCGCGCAGGGCTTCGTCCACGCCCAGGACCGCTTCTGGGAGATGGACGTCCGCCGCCACATGACCTCCGGCCGGCTCTCCGAGATGTTCGGGTCCGGCCAGGTCGAGACCGACGCCTTCCTGCGCACGCTCGGCTGGCGCCAGGTCGCGCAGGCGGAGTACGACACGAAGCTCTCGGCCGAGACGAAGAAGTACCTGCAGGCCTACGCCGACGGGGTCAACGCGTACCTGAAGGGGAAGTCCGGCAAGGACCTCTCCGTCGAGCACTCCGCCCTCAAGCTCAGCGACGACTACGAGCCCGAGCAGTGGACCCCGGTGGACTCGGTGGCCTGGCTCAAGGCGATGGCGTGGGACCTGCGCGGCAACATGCAGGACGAGATCGACCGCGCGCTGATGTCCAACAAGCTCACGCAGGCGCAGATCGACGAGCTCTACCCGCCGTACCCCTTCGACCGGAACAAGGCGATCGTCGACGGCGGCAAGATCGACGGCGGGAAGTACGCCCCCCAGGGCGGCGCGGCCGCCGGCTCCACGGGGACGGGCTCCGGCTCGGGCGCGGGTACCGGCTCCGGCTCCCAGGCCTCGACGGCCTCCGCCCCCGGCGCCTCCGGCACGAGCGGCCTCGCCGACAACGCGAGCGCCCAGGGTGCGACCGCGGGCCTGCGCACCTCCCTCACCTCGCTCGCGGCCACCCTGGACAAGATCCCCGCGATCCTCGGCCCCAACGGCAGCGGCATCGGCTCGAACTCCTGGGTCGTCTCCGGCAAGTACACGACCACCGGAAAGCCGCTGCTCGCGAACGACCCGCACCTGTCCCCGCAGCTGCCCTCGGTCTGGTACCAGATGGGCCTGCACTGCCGTGCGGTCTCGAACCAGTGCAAGTACGACGTCGCCGGCTACACCTTCTCCGGCATGCCCGGCGTGGTCATCGGCCACAACGCCGACATCGCCTGGGGCATGACCAATCTCGGCGCCGACGTCACCGACCTCTACCTCGAGCAGGTCAAGCCCGAGGGCTACGTCTACGACAACAGGGTGGTCCCCTTCACGACCCGTGAAGAGGTCATCAAGATCGCGGGCGGCGCCAGCAAGAAGATCACCGTCCGCACCACCAACAACGGCCCGCTGATCTCCGACCGCAGCGACGAGCTCGGCACGGTCGGCAGCCGCGCCCCCGTCTCCAGCTCGGCCCCCGACCGCGGCAACGGCTACGCCGTCGCCCTGCGCTGGACCGCCCTGGACGCGGGCAAGTCGATGGACGCGGTCTTCGGCATCGACCGGGCCAAGGACTTCGCGGGCTTCCGCGCCGCCGCCCGCGACTTCGAGGTGCCGTCCCAGAACCTGATCTACGCCGACACGAAGGGCAACATCGGCTACCAGGCCCCGGGCCGCATCCCGATGCGCGGTGCCGGCGACGGCCGCATGCCGGCCCCCGGCTGGGACTCCAAGTACGCCTGGAAGGGTGGCAAGGACGGCAACGCGGGCTACATCCCGCAGGACGAGATGCCGTACGACTACAACCCGGCGCGCGGCTACATCGTCACCGCGAACCAGGCCGTCGTGGAGAGCGGGACCGGCGCGGGCAAGTACCCGTACGTCCTGACCACCGACTGGGGCTACGGCGCGCGCAGCCAGCGGATCAACGACCTCATCGAGGCGAAGATCAAGGACAACGGCAAGATCTCCACCGACGACATGCGCACCATGCAGATGGACAACAGCAGCGAGATCGCCGCGCTGCTCACCCCGATGCTGGCCAAGATCGACGTCTCGGACCCCGACGTGCGCTCGGCGCAGAAGCTGCTGGAGGGCTGGAACTACACGCAGGAGCCCGACTCGGCGGCCGCCGCGTACTTCAACGCGGTCTGGCGCAACATCCTCAAGCTGTCCTTCGGCGACAAGATGCCGAAGGAGCTGCGGATCGAGGGCAGCTGCATGAACGTCCAGGAGGAGAGCAGCGGTCCGGTCGACGACCTGGCCAAGACGGTCCGCGAGTGCGGTACGCGCGACTCCGACTCGGCGCAGCCGGACGGCGGCGACCGCTGGTTCGAGGTGGTCCGGCGCCTGGTCAAGGACGAGAAGTCGGCCTGGTGGCAGACGCCCGCCGCCCGCAACCAGCCGGCGACCGCCACCCGCGACCAGCTGTTCGCACGGGCCATGAAGGACGCCCGCTGGGAGCTGACCGCCAAGCTCGGCAAGGACCAGTCCACCTGGAGCTGGGGCCGCCTGCACCAGCTGACGCTGAAGAACCAGACCATCGGCACCGAGGGCCCCGGCTTCATGCAGTGGCTCCTCAACCGCGGCCCGTGGAACCTGGGCGGCGGCGAGGCCACCGTGAACGCGACCGGCTGGAACGCCTCCAGCGGGTACGGGGTCACCTGGGTCCCGTCGATGCGCATGATCGTGAACCTCAGCGACCTGGACAAGTCCCGCTGGATCAACCTGACCGGCGCCTCGGGCCACGCGTACCACGACAACTACTACGACCAGACGGACATGTGGGCCAAGGGCGAGCTGCTGGACTGGTCCTTCGGCAAGGAGGCCGTGGACAAGGCGACCGCGGAGACGCTGACGCTCAAGCCGTGA
- a CDS encoding MFS transporter: protein MTSAVTTDKSARPGYGQLLRTPGAIGFVLPGFAARLPFGMLTISILLLVQHTTGSYGSAGIVAAVTGISMALSAPVMGKLTDRRGQSAVLVPVVLMHSAAVSTLVALALLGAPVWALALAAVPAGASVPQVGPMVRARWAAKLEGSPLLPTAAAFESVTDEFTFVVGPVLATALCTGVHPAAGLITEAALTLAGGLVFAAQRATQPKLHAPAAGGEKHASALSFPGLRVLIAAFLGIGAVFGGMQVSLAAFSNEIGNPGANGLLYGIFAAGNMTAGIACGAIAWKIGPRRRLLLGYAGLTVAASVLWTAHSMILLGALGLVVGLCIAPALITGYTMIESLIPANARTEAFTWLTGAVAFGQATAVTLAGRLTDAHGSSYGFLVPMAGTVLALATLLALRSRLAPKAPSRIINSSTGPAASVAAEQAPAPRVNERGVGHRVPVTVD, encoded by the coding sequence GTGACATCCGCGGTCACGACCGACAAGTCCGCACGCCCCGGTTACGGGCAGCTCCTGCGCACGCCCGGCGCCATCGGCTTCGTTCTCCCGGGATTCGCCGCCCGGCTCCCGTTCGGCATGCTGACCATCAGCATCCTGCTGCTCGTGCAGCACACCACCGGTTCCTACGGCAGCGCCGGCATCGTCGCCGCCGTCACCGGCATCTCGATGGCGCTGTCCGCCCCGGTGATGGGCAAGCTCACCGACCGCCGCGGCCAGAGCGCCGTGCTGGTCCCCGTCGTCCTCATGCATTCCGCCGCCGTCAGCACCCTCGTGGCGCTGGCGCTGCTGGGCGCTCCCGTCTGGGCGCTGGCGCTGGCCGCCGTCCCGGCCGGCGCCTCCGTCCCGCAGGTCGGGCCGATGGTCCGGGCCCGCTGGGCCGCCAAGCTCGAGGGCTCCCCGCTGCTGCCGACGGCCGCCGCGTTCGAGTCCGTCACCGACGAGTTCACCTTCGTCGTCGGCCCGGTGCTGGCGACCGCCCTGTGCACCGGCGTCCACCCGGCCGCCGGTCTGATCACCGAGGCCGCGCTGACGCTGGCCGGCGGTCTGGTCTTCGCCGCCCAGCGCGCCACGCAGCCGAAGCTGCACGCCCCCGCGGCCGGCGGCGAGAAGCACGCCTCCGCGCTGTCCTTCCCCGGCCTGCGCGTCCTGATCGCGGCCTTCCTCGGCATCGGCGCCGTCTTCGGCGGCATGCAGGTGTCGCTGGCCGCCTTCTCGAACGAGATCGGCAACCCGGGCGCCAACGGCCTGCTGTACGGCATCTTCGCGGCCGGCAACATGACCGCGGGCATCGCCTGCGGCGCCATCGCCTGGAAGATCGGCCCCCGCCGCCGGCTGCTGCTCGGCTACGCCGGCCTGACCGTGGCCGCCTCGGTCCTGTGGACCGCCCACTCGATGATCCTGCTGGGCGCGCTCGGCCTGGTCGTCGGCCTGTGCATCGCCCCGGCCCTGATCACCGGCTACACGATGATCGAGTCGCTGATCCCGGCGAACGCCCGGACCGAGGCCTTCACCTGGCTGACCGGTGCGGTCGCCTTCGGTCAGGCCACCGCCGTGACCCTGGCCGGCCGCCTGACGGACGCGCACGGGTCCTCGTACGGCTTCCTGGTGCCCATGGCGGGCACCGTGCTGGCGCTGGCGACCCTGCTCGCGCTGCGGTCGAGGCTGGCCCCGAAGGCCCCGAGCCGGATCATCAACTCGTCCACGGGTCCGGCGGCCTCCGTCGCGGCCGAGCAGGCCCCGGCTCCGCGGGTGAACGAGCGTGGTGTCGGTCACCGCGTGCCGGTGACGGTGGACTGA